DNA from Lentilitoribacter sp. Alg239-R112:
CACGCACAACTCCAAGCGTAAGAGTGGTTTTCTGCCGCCAAAGTTTGGCTACAGTAGCAAGCTCGGTTTTGAAGCACGTGTACCATATTACTTTGCGCTTGCACCCAATATGGATGCGACCGTCACTGCAAGTGGCTTTTCCAAAACAGGGTTTATGACTGAGGTCGAATTCAGACAAAAATTCAGAAATGGGCAATATACGTTAAAACTTGCTGGTGCGCATCAAGGCAATCCTCGTCAATTTGATACTGTTGCAGGGCGAGCAACAACAGATGGTGCGGAAACACAGCGCGGCTTCATTGCTTCTAAGGGTGAATTTCAGATAAACCCTAAATGGAAATTTGGTTGGAATGGCATGTTCCAAACAGATCAAAACTTTGCCAATACCTACACGATTGATGGTTACAGTAGCACTCGCCAAACCTCGCAAGCCTACCTGACTGGCCTAGGCACAACGAGTTATTTCGATCTTCATGCCTATAAATTTGACATTCAGTCAGACACAATTGGTGATATATCAGAAAAACAACAGGCAATCGTTCATCCAGTTATCGATTACACGCGCATATTCTCCGATGGCATCACAGGCGGTGATCTAAAGCTAACACATAACAGCCAGTTTTTATCACGTGACCAGCAAAAAGTCGTTTCCGGACGCACAGAAGGCCTCGACGGCTCCAATGGCCGCACCACAACTGAAATTGAGTGGAAAAAACAAATCATCACCGAAAGCGGATTGGTCTTCACACCACTATTAGCAGCGCGTGGTGATTATAATAGTTTTGATGTGAATACCGCTCCTGCGGGTCTTGCAAGCGGCACAAGCGCGACACGTGGTATGGTGACTGCAGGCTTGGAAGCTAAATATCCATTGTTAGTTAGCGCGGGTTCATCCAGTCATGTCATAGAACCAATCGCACAAATTTTTGCGCGAAATGACGAGCGGCTTTCAGGTGGACTGCCGAATGAAGATGCTCAAAGCTTTGTCTTTGACGCATCGAACCTGTTTGAACGTGACAAATTCTCCGGCTTTGACCGAATAGAGGGTGGAACACGTGCAAACATCGGCATAAGGTATGCTGGTTCATTCTCAAATGGTTTCACAACAAGTGCAATTTTCGGCCAATCGTTCCATCTTGGTGGCAAAAACTCATTTGCACAAAGTGACCTTACCGGTGCCGGAGCAGATTCTGGGCTTGAAACAGATCGCTCTGATTATGTTGGAGCCTTTACGCTTGATAGTGGTAAAGGAATATCCCTAACTGCATCAGGCCGATTTGATAAAGATAATTTTGATGTGAATCGTTCATCATTATCGGCGAACTTTAGCACCGATAGACTACAGACCAGTCTGAGTCATTCGCGCATCAAGGCACAAACAGGATATGGCTCATCCACTGATCGTGAAGAGATTAGCGGTAGCGCTTCACTAAAACTGACTGATCATTGGCGAGTGTTTGGCAACACAACATATGATCTTGATGCAAGCAATTTTACAACATCAAGAGCTGGCATCAAATATGATTGTGATTGTTATTCTTTCCAAAGCACTTACGAACACAAACATGCAACA
Protein-coding regions in this window:
- a CDS encoding LPS-assembly protein LptD codes for the protein MSIEYHKSMWKITSALKAGGIATLVACAAIAPAISQSLTSGDLTGPTVTEDPRLILVADELIYNRDQDLITAKGGIQLDYGEYQLVSRSIEYNQTTGRVRAIGNVELLEPNGNRIYADELDITDDFADGFVQALRVETPDNTRIAASSADRSDGEVTVFHDGVYTACKTCKTKKASRPLWQIKARKVISNGKSKTIRFERPVFEVAGVPLIRLPSFTIPTHNSKRKSGFLPPKFGYSSKLGFEARVPYYFALAPNMDATVTASGFSKTGFMTEVEFRQKFRNGQYTLKLAGAHQGNPRQFDTVAGRATTDGAETQRGFIASKGEFQINPKWKFGWNGMFQTDQNFANTYTIDGYSSTRQTSQAYLTGLGTTSYFDLHAYKFDIQSDTIGDISEKQQAIVHPVIDYTRIFSDGITGGDLKLTHNSQFLSRDQQKVVSGRTEGLDGSNGRTTTEIEWKKQIITESGLVFTPLLAARGDYNSFDVNTAPAGLASGTSATRGMVTAGLEAKYPLLVSAGSSSHVIEPIAQIFARNDERLSGGLPNEDAQSFVFDASNLFERDKFSGFDRIEGGTRANIGIRYAGSFSNGFTTSAIFGQSFHLGGKNSFAQSDLTGAGADSGLETDRSDYVGAFTLDSGKGISLTASGRFDKDNFDVNRSSLSANFSTDRLQTSLSHSRIKAQTGYGSSTDREEISGSASLKLTDHWRVFGNTTYDLDASNFTTSRAGIKYDCDCYSFQSTYEHKHATATSKAEWSVGFKMNFRTLGSVEAPSISIK